The genome window CACGTCTTGGTCGATCCACTTCCACGTAACGAGCTTGATGAAAGCCTTGTCGCCCGACTCACACAGACACCAGACGAGGGTGACCAGGTtctcggccatctcgagcaggcCCTTTCGCGTGTTGGAGTCGAGGCCGATAAACGGTTCTGCGCTGCGATGTGCCGTGGATGCGGTGCCAGTATGGATGGCGTCGTTGGAGGATGAGTCGCTGCTGGCCGAAAGGAGCAGCTTCTGTTGGTCTTGGGCAGAAAGGCCTTGACCAGCGACCTGTTCAAGCGTCTTtccaagcgcagcagcgagcttgGTAGCGTGTCTCTTTTGCTTCTTgttgagctggtcgagcggTATAGCTAGGAGCGCGCATTTCGCCTCGAGGTCTTGCTGCAGGGTGGGGGTGTCGTCGACAAACGAAGCGGAAGGGTTGCAAGACGAGCTctgcgacgagctggcATCGAAACCGAAAGCGTTGCTAGCCCACCTCATGGCGGAAAGGATAGTGGAGATGCCGCCCTTGTTGACGATTTGGTTGCGAACCTCGATGCCCGAGTCGACGCAGAGGTTGCGCAGGGCGCCGCTGGCTTCGCGCCTGACATCGACCTCGGTATGAGACTGAAGAGCCAGCAAGAGTCTGCCGACGATGTTGTGCGAGAGCAGAAGTTTACGGTTATGTTTGACCTGCGCAGCCGACTGGGTTGGACTGACGGTAAGAAGCAAGGATACCGAGGCGAGCGACCATACCTTGTCGGCCAAGCTGATGGGCTTTGATGCTGACGCCGCGGTGGTTCCGGTGTCGGAATCGGGAGCGGGGAGGTTGGAGAGAAGAGGAACAATGTCCTTGGCAGGTGCTGAGGGTACGGCGCTGCTTGCGTTGGCGATTTTTGTGGCCTGCTGAAGCACATCAAGGGTGGCAGACGAGACGGAGGACGGCGAGGCATGTGTGCTAttggaagcggaagcggaagccgAGCCGGATTTGGAGAGCGGATTGTGACGATGCAGTTTGCGCTGATGGCGCTGCGGGTCAAAGCCGGATTTGGGCATGTCGGCGGTGTGGTCACGATCAACACCTGGAGTATTGCCAACAAGAGACGGAGGTGGAGGTAGTAGCAAAGACAGGTGAGAGTCGTTCAACGCTGAGAAGAAgcgaaaaaaaaaaacctCCCCAAAAAAAAGTTGTCAGAAGAAATTTCGACCCACATTtttaatcgtgaatatcgtTTAgcatcgtgaatatgtTCGTGTGGAGCTAAaccaaattcacgattcgtaacgtaatcgtgaatcgtgaggTTGTTGGCCAAGAATGTTAAGTTATAATACGACTTGTTGACATTGGAGGAATATTCGGATTGATGATGtagccaatcacgaatgtgagcATGTACAAAGGACGTCAAGGAGACCGCATGGGCCCGTTAGTGACAAGTTGGTATcgcgacaagctcaacatgGACTGACAGCACGGACGATCCATGTCTTGGTGACATGGGATGCTAGAAAGGAGAATCTATGCTTGGATTCAAAAGGAACAAAATATAAAAAGAGAAGAGGAAACGAAAGCAAGTAGAAGCAAAACCTGGGGGATGGGGGGGCATTGAGATGCCATGATATGTTTACGTGAGATGGTCGATTGAGTGGGCTCTACTGCTTGTCAGCGGCGTGCTCGTACGAGCAGATGGCCTGTACCTTTGCAGCggaggcgctcgaggcgTCGAAGCGGTAAGAGAGCCACTCCTTTGCGAGCTTtctggcgagctcgagaccgaTGACGCGCTGACCCATGCAGAGTACTTGCGCGTCATTGGAAAGGATCGCGCGTTCGACCGAGTACGAGTCGTGTGCGGTAACGGCACGGACGCCGTTCACCTTATTGGCGGCAATGGCGACACCTAGACCGGTACCGCAGATGAGAAGCGCACGGTCAACCTCACCGCTGGCGACCTTGCGAGCAGCGGTAACGGCAACATGGGGATAGGCAGTCTTGTCGGCGTTGGAAGGGACACCGACGTCGATCACGGATTCAACGCGAGCATCCGCCTCAAAGTCTTTGATAAGTGCGTTCTTGTAGTCGACACCGGCTTCGTCGCAGCCAAAGGCGATCTTCCACTTTTGTTGAGGTGCGGCCATGATTGTAAAGTCTTTCTGCAAGTGCGTATGGGATGTGTTGGTGATGGTAGTTGTACAGGATGAAAGAGTCGGCTCGAGTGGTAATTGAATGATCCGAGCGCAGTCACCccattcatgatttttGCCACCGTCACATTCcaggattcacgattcgtgattggcagtAACGAGTGACAGTCGTAGTGGCccagcattcgtgattcgtgattgctgaGCGGCGACTTGAAAGTCTTGAGTGTTTCTTTCGGCGTTTCCGATTGAAGGTTAAATGTGAATTGGGGGATTAATTGAGTGAGATTTTGTTTTTGCGTGTGGAGTCGGTGCGTCTCGCACGTCGGCGTATGACGCCCGTGACGGCGCAACTGCAAACAGGCACATAAGGCTGCCTTGTGCGTATGCATGTCTGAAATGTACAGTCGTGCGTACTGTACATAACTAATTTTATTATAAATAATTACTCGCGAGTTGAATAcaaaacaatcacgaagaTTTCAGTGCGAAGAAAGGCACGGCGACTTTGGATTGTCACTCGNNNNNNNNNNNNNNNNNNNNNNNNNNNNNNNNNNNNNNNNNNNNNNNNNNNNNNNNNNNNNNNNNNNNNNNNNNNNNNNNNNNNNNNNNNNNNNNNNNNNCTTCACTTTGGTGCGGTGTCGACAAGTTCAGCTCGAATATCAAGAAGTGCGAGTTGTCGTAAAGTCACAAATGTACAGTATCGTATTGCTTCATATCATATCATGTCATATCATGTCATACACTATCgtagattcacgattggctttGCCGATTTGACACACCGTCGATCAACGCACGACGTACGGCAATTTGCACTCGAATTGGCTACCGTTACAGGAAAAGGCGGCTTTGATATGCATATCCAATTGGCAGTCCCAGAGCGCTCAATCATCTTAAAAaccgcttccgcttccgcttctcCTTCCACTTCCGCTTCTCCTTccgcttgcgcttcttctttctcGTCCCCTTCCCCGCATCTCACGCTTTCGAGGTTTGCACATTGCCTCGCACTCAATTTTCAACCCGCCGCCACATCCTAATACCTTTCCAGccgcctcgatcgcgcCCCAAAaatgtcgtcgtcgtcgccatcctccgcctcggcctcgagcCGACGTCCGCTTGTTGGCGTCTCGTTCAAAATGTACTTTGACATCCCCAAGACCAAGGCATACGTGGATGAGACCATTTCGCTCCTCTCATCCACCCTTCCTTCGCTCGGCCAACCCATCGACGTATTTGTGATTCCAGACTTTATCACGCTCACCTCGGTCGCAGCGCagatctgctcgtcttcctctACGCTGTTGTTGGGAGCGCAAGATGTACACTctcacgactttggcgCGTTCACTGGCGAAGTGTCGCCAAATGTGCTCTCGCAGGTGGGCGTCAAGTTGGTTGAAATCGGTCACGCCGAACGACGAAGATACTTTGGCGAAACCGACCAAGACGTTGCCAACAAGGCCGCCGCAATCGCCAAGAACGGCATGGTGCCGctcatctgcatcggcgaAGTGTCGAGGCCCAAGAACCTCGATCAGCTGTCCATCCAGGACGTTGACCTGGTCGTCAACGAGTGCTGGCGACAGATTCAGCCCGCCTTGGACGCCATCGAGAGCCATGTCGACGTCGTACTCGCCTACGAACCCGTTTGGGCCATCGGCCAGCCGCAACCCGCTTCGCCCGATTACGTCGTCAAAATCACAAAGGCGCTCAGGAAGAGATATAACAAGGAGTACGTCGATTCGCACAAAGCCAGGTCAGACGCTTCCTTGCGCATCCTCTACGGCGGAAGTGCCGGTCCAGGTCTGTTTGCCAACATTCGCGACGGTGTCGATGGCTTGTTCTTGGGTAGGTTCGCTCATCAACCCCAGGCTTTTATCGATACCATCAAGGAAATCGCCGGTACAAACTAGTCGTCTCCAGAACACCCCTCTTGTGCAAGTGTATGTACATCTACATTCCCTACTTTGCCTCCCATCCTGTAGCATCCATCGCAATACCCAGCTGTTTTCTCATCCACAGTCGTGCGCTCGTGCCCATCTTGATGCTCTTGCCACAGCACCTCGAGCGTTCCCTGTCACTACTCGGCCACGTGTTCTTGCTGGCACACCATCATCTGTGCACGCGACGTCTCGGGATCACAATCGAGGCAATTGCCTCCCTCACCATCCAAACATCAACATCTTCCATCGGAGATCTTgagagaatcgtgaagctCGTATTAAGAGAAAGAAAGGATGACACAGATCACAGAGAGAGTGAGTGAGCGAGCGTAggtgcgtgcgtgcgtgctTGCGTGCTTGCGCCACTGTCTATCAAGGCTCCTTGACCGAGAGTTGACCTTCCTTGAATTGTCTTGCCCACTGTATCGCATAAAAACAGAATCAAGTTATGAGctactgtactgtacacCGACTGAGCTCAATGCTAGCGTCCGCGGCGGAGGGGGTGCCAACTCACTTTCATCGAAGGGATCGGTTTGGTGGGCGCGTTGTGTCTCCATTCGCGGTCAGCGCTGTACGTCCAAACGCCGTATGTCGCCAGCGCGATACCGACAGCGCATACCGCGGTATTCGACACCCAGTTGTTCGGGCTGCATCATCCACCCAACCGCCGTCAACATTCGAAGCCAAAGCAAGACATGGTCAGTCGACCATCCATTTTAGGCATGTCCAGTTTCCAATACGATGCGCATACTTACCGAGTCCACCAGCCACCTGCTGGCGACCACACCTCCTTCGGATAAGGGTATCGAGGTCCGGCTCCCTGTGATCACCACAAACATGCAACCCAGTTCGAGAAACCGATCAACGTGCGTCGAGACAAGATCCAAGTGCGTCAGTAATCAAGCAGCTGTAGCGGCATCGTATGCATCGTGTTTTCCGAGTGCGTACCATTGTGATGTATGCTTATCTGTCAAACAAAGGTAGGAGGAGAGGATGGCAGAACGAAGCTCGAGGTTCAAGTGCACTCTCCATCATGTTTTCCCAGATTCAAGCGCCAATCGCAACTTTGCCCTTCGGATCCGAGCTACATCGGTATCCGATCGGGCTCGCGCCTTCGACAAAACCCCGATCCGGACTATGCCCACAGCTGGGATGTAACAATTTTATTTCAATACGTTTCGCCCGATgtagattcgtgattcgtgatatttTACGATTTattctcgattcacgaaaATGTGTGTGTGACTTTGGCGAATTCTTCGAACGACGCTCGGATCAGTCCAACTTGAAGCAACACACTCGCTTTCAGCACGACGGCTCACGGCATTCCATCCTGGCAacctcatcctcaccaCGTCGAGCAAACTCGGTGGCGCGCAAGAGAAGGAGAAACAGGAACAGAGAGCACCAACGATGATGACGTCGCGATTCCTTGTATCCGGCAACCCGGCAACCGACCCGAAAGCCGCTGCGCAATGGCTAGCCgaacaacgacgacgacccATCCGTGCTCCACACAAGACGGTACAATATGGCGAACTGGTCATCACCAGAGGCGGTCTCTCGTCGGTCTCTAAAGAAGACCTCTGGTCTATCCTGGAACAGGTCGCGATTGCCGCGATTGAAGTTGCGCGTTTTGATCTGGCCGAACTGTGCATCTCTCGGCTCAGCTCGCGTTTCGCCAACTCACAACGCGTCACCTCACTCCAAGGTATGCTGCTCGAGGGACAGGCCAAATCGAGAGATGCAATTAGGCTGTATGAGAGTGTGCTTGAAACCGAGCAGACCTCGCTGATCCTCTCGCGCAGACGCATCGGCGCGATCAAATCTACCGGCGACATCAAACAGACGCTACACGCGTTGAACTCTCATCTCGACATCTTCTACAACGATCCCGAGGCATGGCAGGAGCTCGCAGAGGTATATGCGACCCAATCCATGTACGCGCAGTCCGCTTTTGCATTGGAAGAGCTCCTGTTGCAGGTGCCACAAAACGGCTTCTTCCAGTTAAAGTATGCCGAGACGCTCTACACCGCCGCCGAGCTCACCAAGTCGTACAAGGCGTATCTGAGGGTCTTGGAGATGTGCCAgagcgatgcagccacTACGCAGCCGGTAGCGCCGAATACAACTGCTGCACATGGCGCTTGGCTGCGTGCGCTGTGGGGCACAAAGATGGTAAGCACACAACTACATTACTTCCGCACGTTGCAGACCGAGACTGACCCAAATCCTGATGATTTGATTTGCATCGACTTGGCAAAGGTGACAACCGCCTTGATCGCCACACCTCCCagagcaagctcgacagacgatgcgatcgaTCAAGCCAAAGTactcaagatcgacgagctcgtcaccaagctcctcctcaccaACGTGTATACCCCGCAGGCCGTGGCTTGCAAGCACCTCAGGGATGTGGCGCGTGCTGTTCTCGCTGCTTGAAGTGCGCTAATGATGCGTTGCAATCCAGTGGGGTTTTTTTCCATCGTGGCGTCAAATCGTGCGTTGCCAACATCAGCTGACGTGTTGATTGTTGAGTGGGTCGTTGTGTGCGGCGCACAAGGCGGTGGACCGGATCGAGCATTTGAACACACGCACATGCTCGGTCGTCAAACAAACATGTGGGATGCGTAAAGCGTATATGAAGCGGCGAGTCGGTGGCGAAATCGACCGTGCTCCAGCACCCGTCGGACCGAACTTCATTTGCGTGCACTGCCCACCGTACGACCGAGCTCGTCCCGATTGGTGTGCAACGTTTGCGTTTCGGCAGCTCGCCGTCACAGGCACCGAGCAAAGGCCAGACTCGAAGACGTGGGCGAAGCAGTCGTGCTCTCACACATGTGAGGCTCAGTGAAAAGTTGATTCACGATGTCGACATGGAAATCGAATCGTAGCAAAAAGTTGGCTTGCCATGTCGATAGCCATcgccagtcgtgagtgaaaGTGTCGACGTCATGCTCATTTCATCGGCTCAACACGCGTGCAACCCCTGTTTCTGTTGCCACATTGCTCGACAATAAAGCAAATGCTTGGCCCACCCGACTCGAGCGTTGAACAGCAGTCTGCATCCGTGGTGAAAACACTATCGCACGTCGGCATTCAAGAGAGACGTTTCCGGTGATCACGGCattgctcgagctcgagctcgaccgcGAGTGGGAACGCAACTTCATTTGCGTCTACTGCACGGCTGGCACTTGACAGACCTTCGTTTCGCTCCTGCGCTGTTCGAGGCTATATAAGTCATCCTCCTGCCTCTTTTCCCTGTCTACTGTGTTTCTGTTCTCCATCACCATATTACCTtgtttttctttttttctGGCAGGTTCGGAAAAACTCACTTTGCCACAGAtggtcaagatcaagtactgtctcgtcgtcgtcgcgaTCGGTCTCGCCtccgcttcggctgctgcaATCGTCAAAGGTAAGCGTTTCCTTGTCAGAGCTGCGACGTTCAGGAGAGACAGGGAGCGGTGCTGACCCAATTTTGTCAACCCATTTGGCTCGATCGTGTGAGGCTAGGCGATGCGCAGGGCGCGATCGTTGTCAAGCGCGATAGTGACCTTGCTCATCGCGACAATGCTGGTCTGACCGGCGATAACCCCATGTCTACGAGTGACCAGCCTATGCATCCGTCGGGATCGGGCAATGGCGGTTCCGGGAATCCTGCGGACActgacgatgctgcttcACGCTCTGGTGATGGCGACTCGAGCCGTCGTAACAGGATCGTCGGTGATCGAACTGTTCCCAGTAGCGGCGATGacaagaccaagctcaacggCAAGAGCACCGCTACTGGTGATTCCACAAGCGCGTCTTCCGACAGTGACGTTGATGTGGCGGGCACgcaagagcagctcaagcaggtgCTATTTGCGGATGCAGACCGACAGACAGCCGAGTTTTTCGCCACTCATGGCCACTGTACGGGGCCCGACACACGTACGTGCAAGTCGCAATCGTGTCTGCTCTCGGACCGCGGCTGTATTGCGTACAGcgcagacgagcagcacgaaATCGACCAACAGGCGCGCGGTATGCTGTACAAGGTCGCCATCACGGGCAAGTGTCATCCTGGCGACGGCGCGTTCTGCAACCGCCTCGGCTACTGCGATCACTTTGACGTGCGCGCTGGCGACAAGTGCGGCTTCCTGTCCGAGAACGAGTATCCGAAATTGATCTCGCTCCTTCGACCGCAACCGGATGGCTCGTTCGATTTCGTCTCGGACCAAGACTCGGATGATCAGCAGAAGAAACCAGCACACGTTCAGCTCGTCACTCGCGCGCTCTCGTccaacgacaacgacgacgcgCGTGCAACTGGCAGCAAGGCCGACTCGTTGACGCAACAGCAAGTGTTTCAGACCGCGCATGAAATCGCTGTGGAACTCGTCACCCAGAGTTCGGCCACTGACGGTATCTGCCACCACGAATCGGCGACGTGCCAGAACAGCACATGCAAGCTCGGCACGTCGGGCTGCTCGGCGCTCACGCCTGAGGAAAAGGACGAGTTCGAGCAGAACATTACCGAGCTCatgatcgagctgctttcgaCGGGCACGTGTCGACGCGGATCCGAGGGTTGTGACGAGAGCGGACGGTGCGCCATGTGGAACAAGCGTGGCGAACGCATTAGATCGTGCAGGGAGCCTACGATGGAGCAGATGGAGCAGATGATGGACCAGATGTTCGCGAGCGATGGAGAGCAGACGTCTTCCCAGTCTGAGGACCGAAGCGGTAGTGCGGAATCTGGCGAGCAGACGAGCGATGCGAAGCGCACTCAAGCCACCGACGAGAGCACGTCAAGCCACGCCAACCGCATCGTCAAGCGCTCAGACGTGCAAATGCTCGTCAAGCGCATCAACCCTCTGTTTCAGCAAGGCGGTCACGGCCCCGTCATGCCTTCGTCACCCCCGTTCGACGACACCCCGGACCAACAACGCTCGGACGACTACTTGACAGTCCccgtctcgtcgctcgagtACGACGTCCCCGCGCCCACGCGTCGCCAAGTGCGCGAATTCATGAAGTTGTGCAAACAGCTCTCTGAAAACCCGGACCAACTTGAAGAAATCGCGTTTGCCGCCGACGTCCACGACCAGACCAGCATCCAGAAACTGCGCGAGCGCTTCGCCTTCCTCGCTACCAACAAGCGCCAAGCCATCCtagcgctcaagcaggccaagctcgcACAGATGCTCGgcgagagcaagcagaCCAACCACAAggccgacgacgacctcTCCGGTGGcctcgccgccgccacaACCGCCGCCACAGCTGCCGACCACAAGCACGACAACGTCCAGAACGCTCCCACTAACTAGCTTGGTCCCCTTTCACGTCTTGTCACGTATCCTTTCGTTTTGTCGTCACTCGCGCTGTTCTCAGCATTTGGTTCTTAATCACTTTCATTCtccgttgccgttgccgttgccgttgccgttgcccACCTTATATATTACGTGCGAGCTTATGTTTGCATACGAGTCGGCCAAACTTTGAGAGAGATCACCCCGGTCGCTCGTTCTGATGGCCGCCTGCATTGATGACTGCTACGTGTGTGCGACGAGACGAAACGCATTTCTACGCGTTGAGATGCTGACGTGCCTGCAATGCGTGAGATCGATGGTCTCGAGAAACGGATTGGCGGCGATTGTGTCGGCTACGATGTTTTCtggaaatcgtgatttgcaAAGACCACATCTTGGCGTCAGTGTCTTGCTCATGGATGCATCGGCACAAGTTCAGGCCTCACCTGGTACAGCCGTGTCGCTGAGATCGAGCGTGCGGAGTGTAGTGATCCGACCCAAAAAGCGCCATGCGTGCTCGCAAAGTCGTGCAtgcgcaagctcgaggtgctcgacAATCGCCGTTCCCGGACGCATGCGATGTGGCACATGGTAGAAGAAACTCGTCTGAGTTTGCGACGACTTGAGGCTGTCGATGCTCAGTCGCTACATACGAACCGACCCAATACATAAGACGAGGGAGAGAAGATACAACATGGTTAGCTATCGAGTCATGAGCTGAGTGGAAGCCAGAATCATTCCGAGCCAAGCTCACCGGAAACATGCTGAGAAGCTGCGGAAACAAGTCGGCAAATTCATCGCCTacgtcgaggatgcgcAAATGCAAACGCTtccaagcgcaagcgcgtTGGCGCCAACCGCGATCCGTGTGCGAAACCAGCCTTTCAAGCAAGCCGATCATCCCATCTCGAGTGAGTCGGCTGCGCATCTGTCGAAGCAAAAGTGTATCCATACTGGGCGATCGATCGATCAACTTGATCAGCGAGTCGTAGTCAACGTTCGTATCGAGTAGGTTGAGCTTTCTCAGCGCCAAAGTAGTTGTCCTTGCAGCATCCGGAGCGTCAGATAGACCCATGGGAAAGAAACTCATGAGCAAGATGCTCCAGTCAGGCTGATGCGCATTGGCGCCTCCAACACCCGTGCCGGAAATATCAAGCACCTCGAGCGTTCTATAAGCGTACCTGAGGAAACACGCAACACCAACATCCGAGACCTGACCACACTGACGTAGACGAAGATTGACCAGTTTGGAAAAGGGGAGAGTGCCACCGACGCTAGGTGCCTGTAAAGCCCGTTGAAGCGTCTTGTCCGAGAGGTTGTCGTTGTAACccagcttgagcgtgtgTAGGTCAGGCAGGAGCTTCATAATCTGTGTCACCGAGTCGGCAGTGATGTCGGTACAGTCCAAATTCAGGTAGCGCAGTGTTGTGGCGGTGGAGCGGCAGATGGCGCTCACGGTGCGGTCGCCGATCGCCACACACCCACGCAGAGAGACGATTTCAAGACAAAGTATGGCTTGCCTCTGGGCAGGAGCGATTGCTGCCTCGAAGAAGCGGGCAAGAGTGCCGTCTTGCAAGCGCGTGAGGCCGTGAAGCTGGAGGCAACGCAAAGCGAACGTCGCCGGTCGAGCCAGGACGAGCGTAgatggaagagcagcaagtgGCATGTCTTGAGCCGAAGCTTggctcaagatcgacggCGGATGCTCGCGAAAAGATGTGAGCGCATTGGTGAGGTGGGCGACGAGAAAAGATGCGGCCGACTTGTCGTGAGACAACAAGGGGATTGAGGCTGGCAACCAGACGTGTGTCTTTGCAGCTGTGGTAgccgaagatgacgatgttGAGCTGGCTAGGATCGAGGGGAGAAAGTAGTTGCTGACGACTGTCTTGGTGAGGTACTGCGGCGCTTGGTCGACC of Mycosarcoma maydis chromosome 7, whole genome shotgun sequence contains these proteins:
- a CDS encoding uncharacterized protein (related to triose-phosphate isomerase), giving the protein MSSSSPSSASASSRRPLVGVSFKMYFDIPKTKAYVDETISLLSSTLPSLGQPIDVFVIPDFITLTSVAAQICSSSSTLLLGAQDVHSHDFGAFTGEVSPNVLSQVGVKLVEIGHAERRRYFGETDQDVANKAAAIAKNGMVPLICIGEVSRPKNLDQLSIQDVDLVVNECWRQIQPALDAIESHVDVVLAYEPVWAIGQPQPASPDYVVKITKALRKRYNKEYVDSHKARSDASLRILYGGSAGPGLFANIRDGVDGLFLGRFAHQPQAFIDTIKEIAGTN
- a CDS encoding putative ribose-5-phosphate isomerase — protein: MAAPQQKWKIAFGCDEAGVDYKNALIKDFEADARVESVIDVGVPSNADKTAYPHVAVTAARKVASGEVDRALLICGTGLGVAIAANKVNGVRAVTAHDSYSVERAILSNDAQVLCMGQRVIGLELARKLAKEWLSYRFDASSASAAKVQAICSYEHAADKQ